The genomic window GGAGCACGCCATCCCGCTTGATATTGATCCTCCACTCGCCCCGTGGCTTGGCCGCGTGCGGCGTGAGCTTTGCGGCGTCGGCAGGGACCTGGGGTGCAGGCTCGGGCTGGTGGAAGTACCAGTAGAGCGTGATCCACAGCATCATGGCGATCTGGCGTGTGGGGCTCGCCGCGGGCTTGAACTCGGAGCTCGAAGGGTTCGCGatggacgagatgaagaggttGTCGCCCTGCAGTGTGGGCTTGGCGAACGAGTGAATATGGCGCTTCACACTGCGCGTGGCCGACGATGACTCCCCGTCGAGGGCGACGCCGTTGCCCTCATTCTCGGGTCCTTGCTTCTCGACATCGTTATCGTCCTTATCCTCCGAAGTAGGATCCGCCTCCGTATCGGCatcggtctcggtctcggtgtTGAGGACGACAGTCCATCCGATGGGGAAGGCGTTGTGGTGGGTGTTGAGCTCGTGGCTCTTGAAGCCCAGGCCGGCAAAGACAGGCGTGACGGTAAAGGTCTGGCCATCTGGCAGGCGAATGACTTGGGGCGCCATCGTTCTAGGTAGTTCCGATCTCCGTTCCGATTTATTCGGTTCTGCGGGGGGTTCTCCTCCGGGCTTTTAAGCAGCTAACGCAATGCTGGATGAGGGCTCAAAGAGGGGAAGCTCCGAAGCTCGCTGGGACATGGCTTCTGGAAGACGTCGAGAACAGTTCCAGAAGACTGCCTCTTCCGGTCACATGCTGACCTTGGACGAGGCGATCGTGACAAACGCCAGAGAAATGGTTGGACGCTGCAGTGGAGTTGGGAGAGACGCTTTTatgtggttgttggtgggatggtggtgggtggtggGATCTCAGGCGCGGGATGGAGTTGAGGCGCGCACTGTGTGACCACCATTTTCTAGGTTTGATACAGTGTGAACATGATATCTCACTATTTGTGATACGTCATCCAAAACATCAGCCCACGGACCTGGAATGCTTCTCCCTCATGAATCAATCACAAGACAAATTGCCGACCTTGATCGGTCCGGCAaagcaagaaaagaaacgTAAAATCATGAGAGTCATCATTATTCCCTAATTCGCAGCCGACTTATGCGTCACTCTAGTCCTTTCCCACGTTTGCTATCGCTAAATGCTTCCTCGCAATGCCTCGTTCAATCTGATGTACAGCCCAGCTTGAGTGCCTCACCACTAACAAGCTATCTTCAccctccaccaccaaaaGCCATTGTCTGTTCTAAACTTCTCGGTCTCGCCATGATCTGATGCTTTACTATACAAGCTTTGCCTTGCGTCTAAGCGCTAGACACCCTCTtactgcttcttcttggcctctctCGGCCCCTCATCGTcgctcttgttcttggccgccttggTGCCGTCTCtacccttcttctcctcctcaagcaccTTCTTCActtcctcaccaccaaggtccTTGTTCTCATCCCAATCAACGTCGTATTCGCTCGCCACCACCTTGATCTCATGTCGCAGAGTGTTGGCCTCGTGCACTAGCTGTTCCCACTTTTGCTGGTTGAAGCCACGCTCCTGGTACAGAGCCGTCTGGCGCTTCGACACCGTCACCTTCATAGCGGCCTTGTAGCTGAGATCCTTGCTGATGTAGAGGAACCACAGGTAACCACCCATGATGGTCGACAGGCCAGCGAGGTATGTCACGGGCTCCACCAGATCCCATCCCCATTGCGTGTGGAATGTAACATAGTAAACAACCCCCCACCATCCAGCCAGAGCCGCAAACCCTCCCTGCGCAAGCCTGTGGGCTCCTTGGTGAGCAAGCGCGTCGCATTCATTCTTGACTTTGGCCATGGTATCAATGTCACGAGACATGCGTCTTAATCGCATGCGCATGTAGTATGTGCGGTCTCTGAAGCTGGGAACGGCGACTCGGAGCTCTTTGCTGTAGCCCTCGATGTCAATGGCAAACTCACGTCCTCTGGCTGCGTCTCGAATAAAGTCGCCAACCTCGGTGCTGCCGCTCCAACGCACCCAGTTGGCCTCTTTGCGAGAAGGGCCCTCGTGGCCGAGTCCAGAGTACGAAGCAACGTTAGCCCCATTCTTTTTATCATCCTTTTTTCCAtgttgctcttcttgatctgCCTCGGCGCGAAAGACAATATCGGGGAGCTTCTCGCGGCCCTTGTAGTGAACGGGAGGGATCTCGGCCTGGATAAGTCGCTCCAGGTAGGACAGAGGTTGTTGAGGGTGGACAAGCAGCGCTAATGGCTCGACCGTGTCGTCCGCGTCTTTTACATCTTCACCCACTGGTCTATTGACGTGTTCCTGCTCGGGGTGGAAGGGCATCGGGAGGATCAGTTTGAGAAGTCGGGTCGGTGTCGTTAGGAGGCGGCCTGGGTTCATCAACATATGTTCGGTCAAAGTATCCTGAGTATTTACCCTTGGTCAtgtcctccttcttgggaaGATCTTCTTCACCAGCCCCCGTCTCGGCTTGGCTGTCCATCCGATGCCATGGCCGGTCATTTTCCAGTGTTTGGGCGCTCGTGCCAGAGGTGACTTTTCGCACTTGTCTCTTGTGCGCTCTGTCGCTCAAGTCCTCATCCCTAGTCGCAGCTTGCTCCTGCTGGAAGTATTTTGATGTTGTGAATGTTCGCGTGAAGGGTGTCTGAACTGTTTCGCATCTGCAAAAGGTCGGAGAGAATGTTTGAGTTGGCAGCCGCGTGCGCAGAGCTGGAGAAAGGCGCAGCGTCGCGCGCCTTAGTGCGTGGTTCATCTCGGAGGTGGTTCTCGAGGGAGTGATAAGGAAGGAAAGATAGAAGGTAGGCTGTCGGATGAATATAGAAGACAGGGGACGTATGAAGTGGAAATAAGAATATTTACAGGTCTTGGTATCACTTGGCCTTTCTATTAACGGCCGTCGCAAGCTGTTCAGCTCAACTTGGCAGAGGCATCCATCGATGGTCATGACGTCAGCATCCGCGGCAGCTGAGAGCTCTATCCCTGGAACCATCATGCACCCAGCTTCTGATTGGCCGTGTCTTGAACGCGATCTTCCATGTTCCTGGGATTCCTGGTGTCATTCTCGTCAATTGATGTGTTGCAAGGATTTCGTTCATCTATCACTGCTTTCTATCCCGAACCGGCCATTCCTCCTCATGCGGGTCAAGAAATGAACAAGGCATGAGAACCGCATAGAACCAGTCTCGCTATCCATTGTCTTTGCTTCGGTCTATTCATTCCTTGCTCTCCTAAATGTCTTTTTCGTGCCTCCTACGGACCGATTCGGCTTCTATGCTTCGCGACAGGGCCGAGACATCCCACTTCCGTGTGTGCGAGATGGAGCGTGTCAGTAACCCGAGAATGCGAGAGACAACACACCTATGATCACGATAGCCTCTCCTCCGTAGTATCCCATATAGTGTGCGATACCTCTGCGCTTTATTTAATACCCGTCTGAATTGATCTTTATCCCGGGGGTCCTGGATAGTTGACTTGTCTCAGAAGAGGTGAATGTGAGTGTACGATGGATCAGTCCTTTACCTGGCTTCCCCTATAGATAATTGATATGGCGTCGATGTGTCTAGCACTCAATAGCCAGATTCGGTAACTTATCTTGATGTAGTTCCCCAATCCATTAGGACTATCCAACGGTTAGACACCTGGGAACCATCACAAAGGCTCAAGTGGTCAAAGCAACCCAGGTAATAATGATTCACTAACTCCCATGAAGCAATTCGCTTTTTTATCTATAGCCACGAACGAAATCGTCGAAGAAACCCATGCAGTAATTATTCACCGACCCCTAAGAAGCAATCTGCCTTTCCGTCTTAAAACCACCAGATAGACTAGTCCTTCTGAGCTAGTCTAGGCACAGCTGAGAGCACGTACATCCCTGCTTCTCACCACGCCGCAGCGAATGAGCGACTCTATCGTCTCCTTTCTGATCTGGTCCCGTCTGgccctctcctcttcctcctgggCTTGTCTCGTCTTTTGTATTCGGGGTTTTTCTTCCGACAGCGAGTGGAACAGCCGCGAGTTGTCATGCCCTGCCATGACTCGGATCTGCATgatctcgagcttggcgagcCTCCGGTTCACGTTGTTGCTGACGTGACCGCTAAGTTGGTTGGGCTTGAACTTTTTCAGGTCCTTGACCGTCTGTttgaagcccttcttctgctctcGAGTCCAGAACCTGTTGCATCCCAGGGTGTTTGCCCATGCCAAAACATCCCGgttgcgcttcttctccccggCCCAGATATACGTGTCGAGAACCAGTAACTCGCCATGCTCGTACTCCATGTCCTTGTCCTCTGTCTCAGTCGGGGTACAAGGATCGACGACCTTGATGGGAAGTCTATCTCCACTAATCGTGGTCATCGTGAGGGGAGCTTGAGCGTGTTGCGAGCCGATGGAGTATTGGCTCAACATGGTAGGATtctgagcctcctcctgggACACTTCGTTCATCGACGGGGATGGAGACATGGCTCGGTATGGCGCCGTGAGTCTGGGCTGGTGGGCTGAGCCTGGCTGGCTGCCGATAGATGAATGTCCGAAACCCATAGTGACAGTCGAGGAAGTCGAGAGCGAGTTGGTATGATGTTGAAAGTGTTGGTAGAGAACTAAAGACTCAGTGTAGCTTGAGATGAGTAGTAGGTAAGTGTGAAGAGAATAGAGCGTGAGTTGAAAGTAAGCTTGTTGATGATAACAATCATAAGTCAATTGCAATTCTCGAGCCTTGAGTTGATGTAAGAGtaagaagagaaagatggCTGAGAGAGGGCGACGAAGGGATTATATGGACACTCCGATGCGACTTCCCATTCTCAATTGCAGGCTGCTCGACGACATTGGTAAACAAACAAAAGAAGGTTAATTTAGTCACCGGGAAATCTGATTGTGAAAGCATGCGATGCTGCGCCGAAAGCTTCTCTCATTCTCGGCCTTGTAGGATAGACATTCACGCACCCTAGCCCAAGCGTTGAGAAGCTACCCTTACCCAATTTGTTCATTACATTTTCTCTCCTACATCGATTGCTTGCTCTTGTTAGTTTCGGAGGAGCTATGAAACCTCCTTTTCTAGGTTCTGTCCTGATGCTGGCCCTCACGCTTATCCAATCTGACTATGGCCACAGTCCTGTCCCCATGTAGACCTAATCTTCGTAAAGTCTTCACGCTAATGAAGCCAATATTTTCTTTCAATTGAGACTTGCCGATAGCTTTACTTCTTTATTCTTCGTGCAGTCCTGTCGGGAAGTTCTCTTTAACCCCAGGGGTCCCCATTCCTGTAGTGACTTGGGCCAGACCAGGAGCGTATCGTCGGGCAGCTAATCATGCGAGGGGCCATCTACGTTCCCGTGAGGAACTTCGGAGTTGAATTGACTTCATGGAACATGTATTGTAGTTTTGCGGTTAACTTTGCGGCGACTGCATGAGTGGTTGAGAGGGGTTGGCCGGGGTGTGAACTCTGCAAAAGATGTACGTGGTCAGGCAAAGTTAACTCAACAACAAACCTACATGTGTAAGAGTCTTCTGCAGCATCATTAGATGTCCCAACGGTAGATCGTCTTGTAACCGCAGCAACAGCGACAGTAATATCACGAATTGGGGAGCATGTCGCCTGTTTTCTGCAAGTTGAAGCATGGTGATACAAATGGGCATATCCGCGTGACTCGGGATAACCTCAACGTCCAACATGTATGACGACTAAAAGTCCCGAGTCGATATCGGAAACTGAGCATCACCTGCAGGGCCCCGTCCACCAGCCTCGGTCGCATCTGCCCGAAAACGACAGGGATCCAACGTTGAGGGGATTCGCGGATCACAAGCCCAGGGGTCCATTAGAGGGGTTGAACCCCGCACTAAGCCCCTTCAGGCTACCACCTCTGTATGGCGCCGAGAGTGCTCATCTCCAAGTCTTCCCGACAATCAAACAAGTCGGTGTAGTCGAGATTGCTTTTTCCTCGGGTACGAGTCTGGTCTTCTGTTGTTCAATTGAGCGAGTACTTGAATTCTGAGACATTCTCTTTCTTTAGACTTTGcctctcgtcatcttcatcacccTCTGATACCCCTCCGCGACAAAATGGCCGACAACAAAGTCTATCGCGCCAGCACCACGGCGCCCGTCAACATTGCCGTTGTCAAGTACATCTCCCGAGTCTGAATACCCTCAACATGTCTAACCTTACTCAGGTACTGGGGAAAGCGCGATCCCAAGCTCAACCTTCCCACCAACAGCTCCCTCTCCGTCACCCTCTCGCAAGCCGACCTTCGAACCCTCACGACCGCCTCTTGCTCCAACTCGTACACCAGCGGCGACAGCCTCACCCTCAATGGAGAATCCGCTGATGTCTCTGGCGCCAGAACTCAGGCTTGCTTCCGTGAGCTGCGGGCTCGTCGCGCCGCTCTTGAGGCTGCCGACTCTTCGCTGCCTAAGCTCTCCACCATGAACTTGAAGCTTGTGTCCGAGAACAACTTCCCCACCGCTGCTGgtcttgcttcttctgccGCTGGCTTTGCTGCGCTGGTCCAGGCCATTGCCCTCCTCTACGAGCTCCCTGACTCACCCTCGGACCTCTCGCTCGTTGCCCGACAAGGTTCTGGATCGGCTTGCCGCAGTCTGTTTGGTGGCTACGTCGCGTGGAGGATGGGAGAGAAGGACGATGGAAGCGACTCCAAGGCCGAGCTTGTCGCCCCTGCGTCTCACTGGCCCGAGATGCGAGCTCTTATCCTCGTCGCCAGCgccgccaagaagggtgTCTCGTCGACCTCTGGCATGCAGCAGACCGTCGCCACCTCTGGTCTCTTCAAGGAGAGGATAACAAACATTGTCCCCGCCAACATGGCCTCTATGGAAGAGGccgtcaagaacaaggactTTGCCAAGTTTGCCGAGGTGACGATGCGCGAGTCCAACTCCTTCCACGCCACCTGCGCCGACACCTACCCTCCCATCTTTTACATGAACGACGTCTCCCGAGCCGCCATCCGCGCCGTCGaggacatcaacaccaaggccgGCAAGACCGTCGCCGCCTACACCTTCGACGCTGGCCCTAACTGTGTCGTGTACTACCTGGAGGAGAACGCCAACGCAGTTCTCGGCACTTTCTACCAGGCTCTTTCTGGCgtggatggcttcaaggaGAATGCCGCCAGCGCCAAGTCTGCTTTCGAGCTTGACAGTGGTCTTGCTGCTACGCTGAAGGAGGGTGTGAGCAGAGTCATCTCGACTGGCGTTGGTGAGGGTCCCATCAAGACGGATGAGTACCTGGTTGGAGAGGATGGCGAGGCTGTCCGACGGTAGATTGGGAATGAAAAGTAAACAATTCAACAGAAATGATGACACATTGACATAGCACCGCATATACGATTCGAGTGTGTTTCTCCAGGACCCAAAATCAGTGTGATTGTACGATATCGACAGATCAAACCCGCAACAATGCAAGGGGATATCGCAACGCGCAGATGGATATAAAGAGATGGCCTTTAATCCTCATGCCAGAATGTTGGGTTTCCAAGTGAATCATGGGTCATGCATTCAGTCGATACGGGGTCGACAGCTTCGTCGTCACATGCCCATTTACACAAGCAGTCAGAGAGGCCCTCGCCGTCAAGATCAGACCTGCCAAAGTGCTATAAGGAGGTTAAACCCTTTCTCTCCCACCCTAAAAGCATACACCAGTGCTCAGCGTGCGTCCTGGTCAAGTGGTATACCTCTCCTAAAATCCGCTCCTATaaaccttcttctctccgcTCACCTAAATCCACCTCTGACCAGACGCTACCTAAAAAACCACCATCCACCTAAAAACCACTCTTTTTGATTGTTGATGTTTTCAATTCCATTAGATGGCCTCTTGTAAATACGAGGCGAATGCTGTGCAACATAGCATACAGAGGCCCAGACCCCGTCGTCTGAAAAGACTTGACAAcatcaccagcatcagcaagctGCACCTCAGCGACATGCGAAGCTGGCCCAAAAGACAGGTGGTTGGGTTTAAATGAGGATCGATGATTCTACTAGAAGGGAAAAAACATGTTgtacttttttttattttcgTTTTTAGTCCCTAAGGTTAGGTAACCATTTTCTGGCCCTTTCAAACGAACAACAGTGATGGGTCGCGGGTAGGTCGTCGTTTGAAGCACTGTGCCACCAAGTGACACTTCTCCTTCACAACCCcagctcatctcatctcttcctcgcaTCAACGCCGTCGCGATGGAAGGCCTCACAAAGCATCTCGGCCGCGGTTGCGATGTCGAAGTCATTGACCTCGACAAGTCAGGAAATGTCGCCCGCCGCTGGGTGCACATGCCCAGCAACCGCGTACGTCGCCCTCCATCGCAAGCAAAGTGTTCCAGCTAACCACCTGCGATAGATCATTCGCAAGGCTAAGCCCAGCCTTTTCAAGCGCTCGATGCGCAAGATCCTCATGGACGCTTTTCTCCCCGTTGGATATCCGCATTCTGTCTCGGGTGATTACCTCGCCTATCAGTTCTTTGACTCTCTGcaggccttcttctccaccaTCACCGCTCTCCTCGCAAACAGAGCCCTCCTCCAGGGTCTCGGCGTCGGAGATGCCAACTCGTCGGCCACCTTTGCCATGCTTCTCACGGTCCTCAAGGACGCCATGTCTCGCGTCGCCACCATCATTTTTGCCCAGCAGTTTGGTCTTCGGATCGAGCCTGATGCTAAGCGGTACCGTTTCCTGGCTGATCTGTTCAACGATACGGCCTTCTTCCTGGAGCTCTACAGTCCTTACTTTGGCCCCTACGGCAAGATCTTGGCTCTCACTTCTGGTGAAGCTCTTCGCGCCCTTTGTGGTGTTGCGGGTGGAGCGAGCAAGGCTGCTCTGAGCGTTCACTTTGCAAAGCACGACAACCTTGCCGAGCTCAACGCGAAGGAGGCCAGCCAGGAGACGGCAGTCGGCTTGATTGGCTTACTCGTCGGCACATTCGTCGTCAAGCATGTTGAGGACCACACGAGCGTTGTTTATTTGATGAcggtcctcgtcctcgctcACCTGTGGATGAATTATCTGGGCGTCCGCAGCGTCTGCATGAACGTTCTCAACCGACAGCGCGCCACGATCCTATTCGAGGAGTATCTCAAGTCAGGAAACGTCCTGACTCCTGGTGAAGTCGCCCACCGCGAGAGCATCCTCTTCTGGAGCCCCATTGTTCGAAACCGACATGGCCAGCGCATCGCACGCATCGAGATGGCAGATAGCTTCGGAAACGCCATGGGAGGTCAGGAATCTCGCGTTaacatcgccatcctcgacggtCTGATGAGCACCCTGTTCATCTGGTCCCACGCAAGCCACAAACACATACCCATCAAGATCATGCTCTGGAAGGATTCCGAGGCCGTCCATGCCATTAGCGCTTGGTTCATGGCTATGGAGATTGCCTGGCAGatggacaagggcaagggctACACCGAGAGACTTGACCACATCTTCTGTGGCAAAAGTTCCCACCCCAGCAACTGGAACACTGAACCCAAGAAGGACGGCGATCAGGTCGATGAAGATTACCAGCAAAAGTACGACGACCACGAGCTTTGGGAGGAGATGCTCGCCAAGGGGTGGAACCTGGCGTCGCAGGCCTTGGAGACCGAAGCACCTGTTCGCATGGCCATCCTGCACGAAGACAAGAAGGACCAGTGAAGATACACAGACTGGTATGGGTTACACGGAGTTTTGGCGTCAAGGAACAAGGGTATCGCCTCATGAGCGCGCGATGGATTTGACATGTGTAGAGTAAAAAATACCCAGAGATGCAGCTCAAGAGAGCTTTCAAAATGATACATTGGAGATTTTGCTAGAGTCCCCCAGACTCGTTACGCCTTTTTCTATATGCCTTTCCATGTTGTACATTTTCCCAACGCCCAACTAATTCGAGTTCATTCATCATACAGCTTTTTATACAACACCTACGCATACACACCCTACGCCAACCATGCCCACCTCATGGCTCGCATCTTGACGCCCTCCCACGTATTCAGCTTTGGCCGAACATCCAAGTAGAAGCTGGGCCCGCCCTTGCCGTCTGGCCGCCCGGCGTAAAAGTCAATTACATAGTCAACCCGGGTGCCACAGCGGTCAATGACCCAGTCGTGCCGGTCAAAGGGCGCCGTGTAGccgaggatggtgttgatgcgGGCTGTCGGCGTCATGCGGTCCATCTTGTTGGCAAAGGACTCAAGCTTAGGTCCATCGCATCTTGGACAGTCAGTATGTTACATAGAATAAGAGGATTGGAGACTTACTTGGTGCCCTTCAGGTAGGGAGCTTCCcactccttgatctccttcCACGCCCTCTCATTCACAGCATTGTGAATCGGAACCACAGTCTTCATATCCGCCACTCGCGCATCATATCCCTTGCGCTTCATGGCATCGAAAAACATCTTCTCTGAAGGATATACCCAGTTGCCCGAGGGGTCCAAACCCGTCTCCATCTCATGATTCGCAGGTTTCGCAGGTTCCTCCTTTCCGTGATCCACGGGACACACAGCAGGACCCCCAGACGTTCGCGGGATCGTAGAAACAACGCGATCGGTATCTAGACCATTCTGGGGCGTAGGAGGATGCTGGGCGGGCGGTGGCGCaggcgaagaggaggaccACGGGAGGTATGATGTGAGGGTTTGAGACCACGACTTGGGCTTCGCTTGCGCTGTATGATCGACGGGACACTTTGCAGGTTGTGCTTGCGCCTTTGCGGCTTCGGCTTGACGAGCTTGTTCGAGCCAGGCCTCACGGGCCTTGTGGTCGACGGGACAGGCAGAGTTGTCGTCGGCCATTGTGTCTCGGCTTTCGAATCGGTGTTATCAATCGACGGTTTGTGCTACGGAATCGTGTCGTGGGAGAATTCAATGGCAATTCGTGATGGCGTAATTCGtcgtgatgaggatgaatgGTAATGCGCCGGGATGGATTGGCTCTGTCTTTGTCATGGAgggataaaaaaaaattggGCCGGTTTTTTACCGGGTCCGGGGCCGGCCGGGCTtcggcatcttcaacttcacttggtgatggcttcacttgGGACAACCTCAAAGGTCTGTGGTTGATGTTTGTTAAGCTCAAATACAAGTCAAATACATTTTGATGTTATACAATTCCGTCAATCATTATAATACAGTCCGATCCCAATCCCCTATTTTCCGTAGTCCCCCAACGCCTTTTGTATAGTTCCGAATTCCAATCAGCTTTTCTTACAATATCGCCAACCGAATGCTTTTGTCCCGTACCACCCTGAGCttccctcatctccctccgAGTGAGAGCATTTCACAATGCCAGGAAAGATCTTGCTCTCAGGCATAGCGCCACGTCATGACGCGGAAAGCCAGTCGTTGCTGGCGGTTGGGGTATTCGCCCCGGTGCCATCCTTTCACTTCGGAAATGTCCTGTAGAAGTCGACTGAATTCTTC from Fusarium keratoplasticum isolate Fu6.1 chromosome 10, whole genome shotgun sequence includes these protein-coding regions:
- a CDS encoding Calcium uniporter protein gives rise to the protein MNHALRRATLRLSPALRTRLPTQTFSPTFCRCETVQTPFTRTFTTSKYFQQEQAATRDEDLSDRAHKRQVRKVTSGTSAQTLENDRPWHRMDSQAETGAGEEDLPKKEDMTKGRLLTTPTRLLKLILPMPFHPEQEHVNRPVGEDVKDADDTVEPLALLVHPQQPLSYLERLIQAEIPPVHYKGREKLPDIVFRAEADQEEQHGKKDDKKNGANVASYSGLGHEGPSRKEANWVRWSGSTEVGDFIRDAARGREFAIDIEGYSKELRVAVPSFRDRTYYMRMRLRRMSRDIDTMAKVKNECDALAHQGAHRLAQGGFAALAGWWGVVYYVTFHTQWGWDLVEPVTYLAGLSTIMGGYLWFLYISKDLSYKAAMKVTVSKRQTALYQERGFNQQKWEQLVHEANTLRHEIKVVASEYDVDWDENKDLGGEEVKKVLEEEKKGRDGTKAAKNKSDDEGPREAKKKQ
- a CDS encoding Diphosphomevalonate decarboxylase — protein: MADNKVYRASTTAPVNIAVVKYWGKRDPKLNLPTNSSLSVTLSQADLRTLTTASCSNSYTSGDSLTLNGESADVSGARTQACFRELRARRAALEAADSSLPKLSTMNLKLVSENNFPTAAGLASSAAGFAALVQAIALLYELPDSPSDLSLVARQGSGSACRSLFGGYVAWRMGEKDDGSDSKAELVAPASHWPEMRALILVASAAKKGVSSTSGMQQTVATSGLFKERITNIVPANMASMEEAVKNKDFAKFAEVTMRESNSFHATCADTYPPIFYMNDVSRAAIRAVEDINTKAGKTVAAYTFDAGPNCVVYYLEENANAVLGTFYQALSGVDGFKENAASAKSAFELDSGLAATLKEGVSRVISTGVGEGPIKTDEYLVGEDGEAVRR
- a CDS encoding Holocytochrome c-type synthase: MADDNSACPVDHKAREAWLEQARQAEAAKAQAQPAKCPVDHTAQAKPKSWSQTLTSYLPWSSSSPAPPPAQHPPTPQNGLDTDRVVSTIPRTSGGPAVCPVDHGKEEPAKPANHEMETGLDPSGNWVYPSEKMFFDAMKRKGYDARVADMKTVVPIHNAVNERAWKEIKEWEAPYLKGTKCDGPKLESFANKMDRMTPTARINTILGYTAPFDRHDWVIDRCGTRVDYVIDFYAGRPDGKGGPSFYLDVRPKLNTWEGVKMRAMRWAWLA